The following is a genomic window from Labeo rohita strain BAU-BD-2019 chromosome 15, IGBB_LRoh.1.0, whole genome shotgun sequence.
TGTCATGTTTTCAGCTGTTTTCTCACAACCTGAATAAGACTGACAGCGAACTGATTGACAGGTTCTCCGAGCCATGCTGGGAATGCAGGTGACAGAGGAGCAGCTGGAGAGCATAGCAGACCGCACTATACAGGAAGCGGATCTAGATCGTGATGATGCGATATCGTTTGAGGAGTTTCGTAAGGTATCGCCTAAAACATCAGGGTTTGATTAAAGCAGCTATTGTAATATCGATTGAATATGACTGCTATTAATTCTTTTTCAACctgtctgttgttttgtcttAGTCTCTGGAGAAGGTCAACATTGACCACAAGATGAGCATTCGCTTCTTGCGCTAGACTAGAGCATCATGGGAAAGCTTATACGCCTCTATCTCCAAGCTTTAGAAATGGAAGGAACATCAGTACGATGCGATCAGTGTTTAAACAGGAATTTAATGCACTGGTAATGTCTGCACAAAAACTGCACATTGACAAATAATTTACACTACCGAAGTAGTGttgggtcggtaagatttttattcagcaaggatgcattaaattgatcaaaagtgacaggaaagacatttataatgttacaaaaagattattttttcaaattaatgctgttcttgAAAAAATACAtccgtttccacaaaaatatgaattactgataattattattattaattgtaagaaatgtttcttaagcagcaaatctgcatgttagaatgatttatgaaggatcaagtgacactgaaaataaaaacaatttttacggcagtggctatttgcactaagtgcaaattagatgctatttacattaagtaaaaatagcatattttcttagtgatagattctatttacactaagtgcaaacagcccaccttgttggcagaggctaacTATATTAACTCCAGCCACCAGCGTGTGATTGAGCTAGTCAAATGACGGTTGTCAATTGTCAGCTCCAGTGGCGTAGATGGTAAAGAGTGTAGCATGGTCTTTTTGACACGATCAACCGGGTTCGAACCTGCCTTTTGTCAAACttctttttctcccttttcaaatctcatatgacatcagaaaggcatttattttcaataaaaataaaggaaataatcaaaaagttgagAATAAAGTATTGGATAtggttagggtaggtgtagaaAGGGATTTATTGTCCCAGtaaggtggcatccatttaataatttgaattaaaattataatttacagtcagtgtgttattattgcatacttaTTTATAATGtgctacaatactgaggtgcaaatAACTACCACTATTTGCagtaagtagtataaatagcagaaaatcctgctacTTTAAAGCctggctcacactacaggatttttagcccgattttgccTCGTTTTTCCCCTCTGgagaatcggagcaaaaatcttgtcgagcacctCGATCCGTCCCGATGTTCGGCtcagattatctggtaatgtgaggcgttcacagatcgaatcttgcacctcccgatctgctcGTACACAAATCGAGGCCACCCTGATTAATATCAAATATGTTTGATATTTAGGATTTTAAATTGGGATGATCACGGTTATATGATTAcatcagtactttcacaacagccaatggACGACCACTgaaaccagatttcataatcagttaggattttaaaaatcctgtagtgtgagccagACTTAACATAGTGTAAGTAGAATCTATAGAATCACTAAAAATACTACTAATTTCACTTGGTGTAAATAGAATCcattgctattttcacttagtgtaaatagcatctaaagTGTAAATAGAGGCTATTTAACTGCATCAGTcactaagaaaatatgctatttaatgcaattagatgctatttacactgtgaaaatagcatattttcttagtgATAGATGCAGTTTACACTAAGTGAGAATAGCAatggattctatttacacttagtgaaaatagcaggtttttttttagcgatatgctatttacactaagtgcaaataactATGGATTCTATATTcactatgttaaaatagcaggattttttgatatttatattacttattgcaaatagtggcaattatctgcacctcagcattgtagtacattataaaacagtatccAGTAGTAACGTTTTGAgtgtaaataatgattttaattctaattattaaatggatgccaccttaCTGGGACAAAAAAGCCCTTCATACACTTACCTTAACCCTAcctgatactttattttcaacttttggattatttccttcattttaattgaaaataaatgccttttcgATGTGAGATGAGATTTGAaaagtgaggaaaaaaaacttttgccaAAGACAGATTTCAACCCGGGTTGATCACGGCAAAAAGACCATGACGTGATTTATCATCTACGCTAGGGGAGCCATTGTTTGATCGTCTTATAGTTTCGAATCATCTTATAGTTTTCACTAGCCTAATCACACATTGGTGGGCGGGGTTAGTGTAAATAACCTCTGCCAACAAGtcgggctatttgcacttataataatatttcacattattactgttttatttttgattgaagAAATGCATCCCTGGTGAGCGTCTTACCGACCCCTGTAGATTTTTGCATCCTGTGCAATTTTACTCAATTAATTTTACTGGAATGGttaattttgtatataattataacaaGCAGGAAAGAGTTCATAATAATATTCAGAATGCACAGTATTGAATCGTTATATGTCACCATAtgtggaaaaagtttttttttaatctgtgaaGTGTGACGATCTCAAGGTCAAGTCTGAAGGTTTACTAGATGTGTGCACATTCAACTCCGTTTTTTAGCATCTTGGTTGCATGATGCTTTccatatattttcaattttatgtAAGTTTATCCTGAATCCTGATAAAAACTGgatttttttctgtcactgaaATCTCAAAAGTGTTAATTCTTTTAATGCAGCTATGCTTTTTGCAATTTTACCTAGAAGTGAGAAGAAAGGCTACCTCACCTTATGCATGCTGTACCAAAACCACTAAAAAAAGGGCTTTTTTCATCTTTGTATGAAATGCAACTGACTTTTAagaatattaaatcatttttcacAGCATTCAAAGTATTGTTTGGTATCCTTTTGGACCTCTTGTTGTCACACAAGCCCAATTCGATAAGCAGTGAGCAGTTTTTGTAgtgaaattcattttttatgtattaagcAGTTAgatcacattttttgaaatacatCTAAACAACTTTTTATACAAGTAAGCCGTGTTTTGCTGTGGGCACTAGGTGGCGCCAAGTGCATATTCTTGATTCATGCCAATGATACACGACCATTTACTTATGTTGAgccaggatgcattaaattgaccgaaagtgacagtaaagacatataTAATGTTGGTTAGCATAAGTACATTCaggtaaatacttttttcaaaagcttttgaacagcagaGACCAAACACTTCTGTAGAAAAGTTGTAGTTGTAAGATTATATGTGTTTTATTAAggtatttgaaatgtaatagaTTTTTACAGCATCATGCAGTATCAAAGTAATTATGCTTTACTCTTGGGCAGGCAGGCCACCAGCAACCAGTATAAGGAAAAGCCAGTGCCTAAACAGAACCACAAAGAGAGAGAAGACTTCTTTTAATCATGGGGTGTACATGTTATACATGTTATGATCGATCAGAAGGGTTTTGTACCTGCAATTGTGATGGTCATGGTCAAACGGTAGAGAAGGACATCAGTGGATCCTCCCTTAATGTGGACTGGCAGACCATTATCCTCCTGTAAGTGCAGATAAGTGTTACAAAGAAAAGATGATGTTACTCTTGCAACGTACAGCCACAGTGCAACGCAAAATTTGTATGGTTGTATTAATTGAAAAGTCCTTTGTAGATAGAAACATAATGTTTCTTCCAATTAGATACACAAagaatgttattattaatattagtcaTAATTACTAATTAACAGTTctttaatgatttattcatgattAGTTATAGAATACATCGTATTTATTTGGatttattcataattatttatttattttctttaaacatacagtggaagtcaatgggaactgaaactgtttggttgccaaccaattctttaaaatatcttcttttatgtttcgcagaggaaaaaagtcatatacagggttgccaagttgtcacaacaaaacccgcccaattcgCGAGTACTAGGGTTTTTTTTTCGCGGGGTTTCCCTGATAAAATTGGCATTCCAGGatgctaaatatcatgttatttgggttgttttaacctacaaacatgaaaaacagcCCGTGGCGAATGTTTtcaagtagcccaattccgctgGTCATATagactttaaaaatgtgtgtgtgcatgtgtgtgtgtgtttttttttttgtttgttttttttttgtttttttttttgtaaataaaataaagattattgtATTGTTGCAATGacgtaagggtgagtaaattatgacataattaaaatttttggattatctatttttattgcCACTACTTGTCTAAGTACATGTTGTTTACTAAAGaatcataaatgtgtttacacTATAAAGATGCACAGGCTGTTGAATGAAAACAGCAACTGGATGAAGACATTTCAGGGCTAGAGATTCACCATAGATTATAGATTAATTAGCTCTGTAGAttcatctatttttatttaatgtgttttacatgtgtgttttttatttgacctCTGAAATGTGCAAATATAAATCAGTGCACAATGCACACGTCATCTAAACGGACATCTAAGACGTTCTTTGTTATCTTGTTACGTTAGGAGGACGTACTGACGACGCTGTGCGTTGGTAATGGAATGGTAATTGAACTGAATGCTGCATATGACATGGTGGTTACGTTGTCTATTGGTAAGTAATGAAATTACCAAAAAGTATGAATACGTTACGTAACTGTTATGTTGTGATGTGTGAGAGTGTATTTTTGACATCATGTTAATTTGAAATTCTTACCAGGAAAACCTTCTGTCTCTCAGGCACCTTGTTTTTCATTTGCCGGACGGTTGTGCTGAAAGCCCGTGAGGCTAGCCGGGGGAATACTCTGAAATAACGGAAGTTTCATTGCATTTGAAGTAAGTGAGTTATTGACGCATATTCAGTAAACTTCAGTCATGTCAGTtaatccaccttattcttcaacgggAAAGCAGTAAAACAATTTGCACTACAAACGAGTGTTTTCATTATTAagagataatacattaaaatattaacgtATAGTGGTTATTTTcaatatcaaacagcaaaaccagctgttttgtacaaataaaaatagctggacgtggatgagaccagaagccagacccataaaatgttcaaatgtccGCGCCCACTCGTACGggaaaaaaaggtggataaacatagaaaaacaatagcaatgtgctaaaacatgctagttcAATGCTAAAATATGTTAGTAAAGCCTAAAATAGTAGCctcaaaactacattttgaaacttGCTAACAAAGCGATAAAACATGCTAGGatcatgttaaaatattaaaatagtaacacCATGCTTAAACGCTAGTAATGTGtggaaacatgatagcaacatgttagtcatTTCTAAAACACCAcatttgtgaccatggaccacaaaactataagggtcaattttttgaaattgagatttatacatcatctgaaagctgaataaataattctattgatgtatggtttgttatgataggacaatatttggtcgagatacaaatatttgaatatgtggaatctgagggtgcaaaaaaatcaaaatattgagaaaatcacctttgacgttgtccaaatgaagtttctaataatgaatattagtttggatatatttacagtaggaattttacaaaatatcttgatggaacatgatttttacataattccctaatgatttttggcataaaagaaaaatcaactttgacccatactactatttttttggctatggctacaaatataccccagcgacttaagactggttttgtggtccagggtcacattttagaaCATGGTAactttttagaacattttatgGTTCTGAAGGTCAACCCAGCTCATGTGGTGTAGAAATGAGCTGCGGTTTTAGCCAATCGCTGCTCACCGGCATCTGGAACAAACCAATCAGAACGTAGTACACACTAGTGGGTTGAGCTGAGAACATCCCACCCCTTTTACTTCACTGTCCAgcagcgtgtgtgtgtttttctgcatGTAGGCATGCTAAATGTGGAGAGGCTAACGGTGACATGACCTCCTCAATGTCCATTTAAAAAAGCACTTGTGTCCGTTTTATATGAGAACAGAATTATAGCTGGAAGCTATGAATCAGGAGTTTTCAAGCAAACCTTTGATCTGTTTGATTCCATGTAGAGtactaaaaatgatttctgattgAAACGTTTATTTGCACAATCAAACCGTTTTGATTAAAAGGTTAAACAGTGATTGTTTGCTCATAAAGAATGTGTTTCAGATGGCTGTTGAGTGACGGAGTGTTTTCTTTAGAGGTCATTTAAGACTATCAGTCATTCAAAAAACATGGGAACTGCCAaagattaaaacataaaa
Proteins encoded in this region:
- the LOC127176780 gene encoding cytochrome c oxidase subunit 7A2, mitochondrial — its product is MKNKVPERQKVFLEDNGLPVHIKGGSTDVLLYRLTMTITIAGTGFSLYWLLVACLPKSKA